In Mytilus trossulus isolate FHL-02 chromosome 6, PNRI_Mtr1.1.1.hap1, whole genome shotgun sequence, a single window of DNA contains:
- the LOC134721602 gene encoding platelet-activating factor acetylhydrolase IB subunit alpha2-like yields the protein MSSATEPKQLEDVQGDGRWMSQHKRFMYEAKEREPEVVFIGDSLIQQLQFSEIWVKMFQPLHSLNFGIGGDQTQHVLWRVENGEMDDVQPKVVVLLVGTNNYDHTDKEVTEGILAIVKAIQERQSQAQIIVLGIPPRGEKPNPLREKISKINEGLCSKLSGTPNISFLNAEFSSFINSEGLIDSKDMYDYLHFTNEGYRKFCEPLVEEVQSLLQTFLKVENTSMHSSSTADLLCNDTT from the exons ATGAGTTCTGCAACTGAGCCAAAACAACTAGAAGATGTGCAAGGTGATGGTCGATGGATGAGTCAG cATAAAAGATTTATGTATGAAGCCAAAGAGAGAGAGCCTGAAGTTGTATTCATAGGTGACTCACTCATACAACAGCTGCAGTTCTCTGAG ATATGGGTGAAGATGTTCCAGCCTTTACACAGTTTAAACTTTGGTATTGGTGGTGACCAGACACAGCATGTTTTATGGCGAGTGGAAAACGGCGAAATGGATGATGTCCAGCCAAAG GTTGTTGTTCTTTTGGTTGGGacaaataattatgaccataCAGATAAAGAAGTGACAGAAGGTATTCTTGCCATTGTTAAAGCCATACAGGAGAGACAGAGCCAAGCTCAAATAATTGTCTTG gGAATTCCTCCAAGAGGTGAAAAACCTAATCCACTCAGAGAAAAGATTTCCAAGATAAATGAGGGCTTATGTTCAAAATTAAGTGGAACCCCAAATATCTCATTCCTGAATGCTGAATTTTCCTCCTTCATCAATTCAGAAGGACTGATAGATTCAAAAGATATGTACGATTACCTACACTTTACGAATGAAGGATACAGAAAGTTTTGTGAGCCACTGGTAGAAGAAGTACAGAGCTTGcttcaaacatttttgaagGTTGAAAACACTTCCATGCATTCGTCCTCCACAGCCGATTTGCTATGTAACGATACAACGTAA